In Nicotiana tabacum cultivar K326 chromosome 19, ASM71507v2, whole genome shotgun sequence, one DNA window encodes the following:
- the LOC107824942 gene encoding NADH dehydrogenase [ubiquinone] flavoprotein 2, mitochondrial, translated as MFGRLAAQRLNEIRTAFRRTPQASRSFSTALNYHIDSPDNNPDLPWEFNDANKEKVKEILSFYPSNYKQSAVIPLLDLAQQQNGGWLPVSAMNAVAKVIEVAPIRVYEVATFYTMFNRTKVGKYHLLVCGTTPCMIRGSRGIEETILKHLGVKRNEVTKDGLFSVGEMECMGCCVNAPMMTVADYSNGSEGYKYNYYEDLTPKRAVEIVEAFRKGEKPQRGTQNPGRLNCGPEGGNTTLLGEPKAPPCRDLDACSAE; from the exons ATGTTCGGTCGCCTCGCTGCCCAACGCCTGAACGAGATCCGTACGGCCTTCCGTCGAACTCCTCAG GCATCGCGATCTTTTTCTACTGCACTCAACTAT CACATTGATTCACCGGACAACAATCCGGACCTTCCCTGGGAGTTTAACGATGCAAACAAGGAAAAG GTGAAGGAGATTCTGTCTTTCTATCCATCCAACTATAAGCAATCTGCAGTGATTCCTTTGCTGGATCTTGCACAGCAGCAAAATGGAGGGTGGCTTCCTGTTTCAGCGATGAATGCA GTGGCTAAGGTTATTGAAGTCGCCCCAATTCGTGTATATGAGGTTGCAACCTTCTATACGATGTTCAACAGGACAAAA GTCGGCAAATACCACCTTTTGGTTTGTGGCACAACACCTTGTATGATCCGTGGTTCAAGAGGTATCGAAGAAACTATACTGAAACACCTGGGAGTAAAGCGCAATG AAGTAACCAAGGATGGCTTATTTTCTGTTGGTGAGATGGAATGCATG GGGTGCTGTGTAAATGCTCCAATGATGACGGTAGCTGACTATTCCAATGGTTCTGAAGGATATAAATACAATTATTAT GAGGATCTGACTCCAAAGAGGGCTGTAGAGATTGTTGAGGCGTTCAGGAAAGGTGAAAAACCACAG CGGGGCACTCAAAACCCAGGTCGTTTAAATTGTGGACCAGAAGGAGGAAATACTACATTATTAGGTGAACCTAAGGCTCCTCCTTGCCGGGATTTAGATGCTTGCTCTGCCGAATAA
- the LOC107824933 gene encoding transcription factor UNE12 → MANNPSEGPDDFFDQILGFPTYNGAEQNLAGNDAGAIPPAMMLQLNSGDGSGQFSGMGLGVGLGGGGGFHHPSQSGSFPLGLSLEGGKSGFMKMDDASAVPGRRFRDDIVDSRASSSVKPGFHGQPMPSMPHPPAIRPRVRARRGQATDPHSIAERLRRERIAERIRALQELVPSVNKTDRAVMLDEIVDYVKFLRLQVKVLSMSRLGGAGAVAPLVTDIPISSVEEESSEVGNNQPAWEKWSSDGTERQVAKLMEENVGSAMQFLQSKALCIMPISLASAIYHSQPPDTSSLVKPETNPPP, encoded by the exons ATGGCTAACAACCCATCAGAGGGACCAGATGATTTCTTTGACCAAATCTTGGGATTTCCAACCTATAACGGAGCAGAACAAAATTTGGCGGGAAATGACGCCGGAGCAATACCGCCGGCGATGATGCTGCAGCTAAACTCCGGCGATGGGTCGGGTCAGTTTTCCGGAATGGGTCTTGGTGTTGGACTAGGTGGTGGTGGCGGATTCCATCATCCATCTCAGTCCGGTTCATTTCCATTGGGGTTGAGTTTAGAGGGAGGGAAAAGTGGATTTATGAAGATGGATGATGCTTCAGCAGTACCTGGAAGGAGATTTAGGGATGATATTGTTGATAGCAGAGCTTCTTCTTCTGTCAAACCT GGTTTTCATGGCCAACCAATGCCTTCAATGCCGCATCCCCCAGCAATACGTCCAAGGGTGAGAGCAAGGCGAGGACAAGCCACTGATCCACACAGCATAGCAGAGAGG TTACGTAGAGAGAGGATAGCAGAAAGAATTAGAGCATTGCAAGAGTTGGTTCCCAGTGTCAATAAG ACTGATAGAGCTGTAATGCTTGATGAAATTGTAGATTATGTCAAGTTCCTACGCCTGCAAGTGAAG GTGTTGAGCATGAGTAGGTTGGGAGGAGCTGGTGCAGTTGCACCACTTGTTACAGACATTCCAATATCATCAGTAGAG GAAGAGAGCAGTGAAGTTGGAAATAACCAACCAGCCTGGGAAAAGTGGTCAAGTGATGGTACAGAAAGGCAAGTGGCCAAACTTATGGAAGAAAATGTTGGTTCTGCAATGCAATTTCTTCAGTCTAAAGCACTATGTATTATGCCTATTTCTCTTGCATCAGCAATTTACCACTCTCAACCACCAGATACATCAAGTCTTGTTAAGCCAGAAACTAATCCTCCTCCTTAG